A single Pseudoalteromonas marina DNA region contains:
- a CDS encoding anthranilate synthase component II — protein sequence MLLMIDNYDSFTYNLVQYFQRLDQDVLVKRNDELSIAQIKQLNPEHIVISPGPCSPNEAGISLSVVEHLKGQFPILGICLGHQTIAQALGGDVVRAKKVMHGKTSPITHTNKGVFKGLANPLTVCRYHSLVVKAQSLPNELEITAWTQTPQGEFDEIMGMQHKELAIEGVQFHPEAILTEQGLTLLDNFLTRF from the coding sequence ATGCTATTAATGATCGATAACTACGATTCGTTTACCTATAACTTAGTGCAGTACTTTCAGCGATTGGATCAAGACGTATTAGTAAAACGTAATGACGAGTTGAGCATTGCGCAAATTAAACAACTTAATCCGGAGCATATAGTTATCTCTCCGGGTCCTTGCTCACCGAATGAAGCTGGTATATCGTTAAGTGTAGTTGAACACTTAAAAGGCCAATTTCCTATATTAGGGATTTGCTTGGGACATCAAACGATTGCCCAAGCTTTAGGCGGGGATGTAGTGCGCGCTAAAAAAGTAATGCATGGGAAAACATCTCCCATAACACACACCAATAAAGGTGTTTTTAAAGGATTAGCTAATCCGTTAACGGTTTGTCGTTATCATTCGCTGGTGGTTAAAGCGCAGTCGTTGCCCAACGAACTTGAAATAACAGCGTGGACACAAACACCGCAAGGTGAGTTTGACGAAATAATGGGCATGCAACACAAAGAGTTAGCAATTGAAGGGGTGCAGTTTCACCCTGAAGCTATTCTAACCGAGCAGGGATTAACGCTACTTGATAACTTTTTAACTCGCTTCTAG
- a CDS encoding YdcH family protein codes for MLGEDHSLTNDFPEHINTINTLNKSDADFAEKAEQYNKLDKEIRILELDGAPISDEQMHQLKHDRSELKDWLYQRLISAQ; via the coding sequence ATGTTAGGCGAAGACCATTCATTAACAAACGACTTTCCTGAGCACATAAACACGATAAATACGTTGAACAAAAGTGATGCTGACTTTGCAGAAAAAGCCGAGCAGTACAATAAACTGGATAAAGAAATAAGAATATTAGAATTGGACGGTGCGCCTATTAGCGATGAGCAAATGCACCAGCTAAAACACGACCGCTCTGAATTAAAAGATTGGTTGTATCAGCGTTTAATAAGCGCACAATAA
- a CDS encoding SDR family NAD(P)-dependent oxidoreductase — MNKKILITGATDGIGFETAKMLLAQGHTVLLHGRNAQKLNKVHTLLNNDYPQASTQTYVADLSEMAQVRNLAKQITADHEHLDVLINNAGVFKLDNPETADGLDARFAVNTLAPYLLTTLLLPLFDTQGRIVNVSSAAQATVNLDALIGQSFLSDNAAYAQSKLAITMWSRHMGIKLKGNGPLVVSVNPKSLLGSKMVKDAYGLNGGDLKLGADIFCRAALSDEFSNSTGLYFDNDAECFSAPHADALNDAKNQQLIDALDLKLLQLAI, encoded by the coding sequence ATGAACAAAAAAATTTTAATCACAGGTGCAACAGATGGCATTGGGTTTGAAACGGCTAAAATGCTGCTAGCGCAAGGTCATACCGTACTTCTTCACGGGCGTAATGCGCAAAAGCTCAATAAAGTACACACTTTACTCAATAACGATTATCCGCAAGCAAGCACACAAACTTACGTGGCTGATTTGAGTGAAATGGCGCAGGTGCGTAATCTGGCTAAACAAATTACAGCCGACCATGAACACTTAGATGTACTTATTAATAATGCAGGTGTGTTTAAGCTCGACAACCCTGAAACTGCAGATGGTCTTGATGCACGATTTGCAGTAAACACATTAGCGCCTTATTTATTAACAACTTTACTATTACCGCTTTTTGATACCCAAGGGCGAATTGTTAATGTGTCGTCAGCGGCGCAAGCAACAGTCAACCTAGATGCACTGATTGGGCAAAGCTTTTTGTCAGATAACGCAGCATACGCACAAAGCAAATTGGCAATTACAATGTGGTCGCGTCATATGGGTATAAAACTTAAGGGTAATGGTCCATTGGTGGTATCGGTTAACCCTAAGTCGCTACTAGGCAGCAAAATGGTTAAAGACGCATACGGCCTTAATGGCGGCGATTTAAAGTTAGGTGCCGATATATTTTGCCGCGCTGCACTAAGCGATGAGTTTAGTAATTCAACAGGGCTTTACTTTGATAATGACGCTGAGTGCTTTTCAGCCCCTCACGCAGATGCATTGAATGACGCTAAAAATCAACAGCTAATAGATGCACTCGATTTAAAGTTATTACAGCTAGCAATATAG
- the galE gene encoding UDP-glucose 4-epimerase GalE: MKVLVTGGMGYIGSHTCIALHEAGITPVIYDNLSNASPRVLDQLEKITGTRFEFILGDIQNEQQFKLALKHTQAEAVFHFAALKAVGESTEQPLRYYQNNVSGTLSMLQNMQDEGVNHIIFSSSATVYGEPDYLPIDEKHPIRATNPYGWTKVMVEQAMQDVCNANSNFMGIALRYFNPVGAHPSGLLGESPNGIPNNLMPFIAQTAVGKREVVNIFGDDYDTEDGTGVRDYIHVLDLAKGHVAAFMQHKSDTAFHAYNLGTGQGYSVLDMINAFSASAGKAIPYKSAPRRAGDIACNYADATKAQNTLNWHAELTLSDMTNDTWRWQTNYPSGLES; the protein is encoded by the coding sequence ATGAAAGTTTTAGTGACTGGCGGCATGGGTTACATAGGTAGCCACACATGTATTGCATTACATGAAGCAGGCATTACACCTGTAATTTACGATAACTTATCTAATGCGAGCCCTCGTGTACTTGATCAACTCGAAAAAATTACAGGTACACGTTTTGAATTTATTTTAGGTGATATTCAAAACGAGCAGCAGTTTAAACTTGCGCTTAAGCACACTCAGGCTGAGGCTGTATTTCATTTTGCAGCATTAAAAGCAGTAGGTGAATCGACCGAGCAACCACTACGTTACTACCAAAACAATGTATCGGGCACATTAAGCATGCTACAAAACATGCAAGATGAAGGTGTTAATCATATAATTTTCAGCTCATCGGCCACTGTTTATGGCGAGCCAGACTACCTGCCTATTGATGAAAAGCACCCAATACGCGCAACCAATCCTTATGGTTGGACTAAAGTCATGGTAGAACAAGCCATGCAAGATGTATGTAATGCCAACAGCAACTTTATGGGCATAGCACTGCGTTACTTTAACCCAGTAGGCGCACATCCAAGTGGTTTATTGGGCGAAAGCCCAAATGGTATTCCAAATAATTTAATGCCATTTATTGCTCAAACTGCGGTAGGTAAACGTGAGGTAGTTAATATTTTTGGTGACGACTACGATACCGAAGATGGTACTGGCGTGCGCGATTACATTCACGTTTTAGATTTAGCTAAAGGCCATGTAGCGGCATTTATGCAACATAAATCAGATACCGCCTTTCATGCATACAACTTAGGCACAGGCCAAGGTTATTCAGTGCTTGATATGATCAACGCATTTAGCGCATCAGCAGGTAAAGCTATTCCGTATAAAAGTGCACCGCGCCGTGCAGGCGATATTGCCTGCAATTACGCTGATGCCACAAAAGCGCAAAACACCCTTAACTGGCACGCAGAACTAACACTGAGCGACATGACCAACGATACATGGCGCTGGCAAACTAATTACCCAAGTGGGTTGGAGAGTTAA
- a CDS encoding UDP-glucose--hexose-1-phosphate uridylyltransferase yields MALLESTHRRKNPLTGRWVLVSPHRNNRPWLGATEAVNETVLPKHDESCPLCPSNTRANGDSNPDYKYTHVFKNDFGALTPNASEQSQSVESDSDLFIADEASGECRVICFSPEHNKTLPELEHDALHAVVKTWKDNYTELTQQYECVQVFENKGEIMGCSQPHPHGQVWAHSHLSTEIEAEDTQQRAYFDKHGTAMLADYVKKEQVDKTRVVFENEHWLVVVPFWAAWPFETLLVTKDNIQNFSQLSDVQTYSLAQALKVLTTKYDNVFNCSFPYSMGWHNAPANRGSDEQHWRLHAHFYPPLLRSATVKKHMVGYEMLGESQRDLSAETAASILKAASTTHYKNTAGHTDEA; encoded by the coding sequence ATGGCTTTATTAGAAAGTACTCACAGACGTAAAAACCCGCTAACGGGGCGCTGGGTATTAGTTTCACCGCATCGTAATAACCGCCCATGGTTAGGCGCAACCGAAGCCGTTAACGAAACAGTATTGCCAAAGCATGACGAAAGCTGCCCGCTTTGCCCAAGCAATACACGAGCAAATGGCGACAGCAACCCAGACTACAAATACACCCATGTTTTTAAAAATGACTTTGGCGCACTAACGCCCAATGCCAGCGAACAATCACAAAGCGTAGAGTCAGATAGCGATTTATTTATTGCTGATGAAGCAAGCGGCGAATGCCGCGTAATTTGTTTTTCGCCAGAACATAACAAAACATTACCAGAGCTTGAGCACGATGCCCTGCATGCCGTAGTAAAAACGTGGAAAGACAACTATACCGAGCTTACACAGCAATACGAGTGTGTTCAGGTATTTGAAAATAAAGGCGAGATCATGGGGTGCTCGCAGCCCCATCCGCATGGCCAAGTATGGGCGCATTCGCACCTATCTACCGAAATAGAAGCCGAAGATACTCAGCAGCGTGCTTATTTTGATAAACACGGCACTGCTATGCTTGCCGACTATGTAAAAAAAGAACAAGTCGATAAAACCCGTGTCGTATTTGAGAATGAACACTGGCTTGTTGTGGTGCCTTTTTGGGCAGCATGGCCATTTGAAACCTTACTAGTAACTAAAGACAACATTCAAAACTTTAGTCAGCTTAGTGATGTACAAACCTATTCACTCGCTCAGGCATTAAAAGTATTAACCACTAAATACGACAACGTATTTAACTGCAGCTTCCCTTACTCTATGGGGTGGCATAATGCTCCAGCAAATCGTGGCTCTGATGAGCAACACTGGCGCTTACATGCACACTTTTACCCGCCACTACTTCGCTCTGCCACCGTTAAAAAACACATGGTTGGCTACGAAATGTTAGGCGAAAGTCAGCGCGATTTAAGCGCAGAAACAGCCGCGTCTATTTTAAAAGCAGCAAGCACTACACACTATAAAAATACAGCAGGACACACAGATGAAGCTTAA
- the galK gene encoding galactokinase: MKLNEFQHHFLSLYGAPAQGIAAAPGRVNLIGEFTDYNDGFVFPCSLEFRTQVMFKERDDNTITVQSLNYPGEQDSFNVDEPISEGQSQWGNYIRAVAFVLKRAGHTLRGADLLIDSNLPQGSGLSSSAALEVAVGGMFNHIAQLGLSEEKIALLGQEAENDFMHCQCGIMDQLISAKGENGHALLIDCENLATKSVKVPDDLNIVIVNSNYPRKLVDSEYNQRRIDCEQAAEKIGVKTLRQATMAKLDAVKAQLSNNEYKRAHHVISENDRVIAATTALQANDMEQLRELMAASHQSLKHDFEVTVPATDGLVEICKEAMGERGAVRMTGGGFGGAIVCLCRDAEVPLIKAAVEKHYFERFNLYADIYVCSAGSGLQITSF, encoded by the coding sequence ATGAAGCTTAATGAATTTCAACACCACTTTTTATCACTGTACGGTGCCCCTGCTCAGGGTATTGCAGCTGCACCAGGACGTGTAAACCTAATCGGTGAGTTTACTGACTACAACGACGGCTTTGTATTTCCGTGCTCATTAGAATTTCGTACCCAAGTGATGTTTAAAGAGCGCGACGATAATACAATTACCGTGCAGTCACTCAATTACCCAGGCGAGCAAGACAGCTTTAACGTTGACGAACCGATTAGCGAAGGTCAATCGCAATGGGGAAATTATATTCGCGCCGTTGCATTCGTATTAAAACGCGCAGGCCACACCTTACGCGGTGCTGATTTACTTATTGATAGTAACTTACCCCAAGGTAGTGGTTTATCATCATCGGCAGCATTAGAAGTGGCTGTGGGTGGTATGTTTAACCATATTGCACAGCTTGGTTTAAGCGAAGAAAAAATTGCACTACTAGGCCAAGAAGCTGAAAACGACTTTATGCATTGCCAGTGTGGCATTATGGATCAGCTCATTTCGGCAAAAGGCGAAAACGGCCACGCATTACTAATAGATTGCGAAAATTTGGCAACTAAGTCTGTGAAAGTGCCTGATGACTTAAACATTGTTATTGTAAACTCTAACTACCCACGTAAATTAGTAGACAGCGAATACAATCAACGCCGTATTGATTGCGAACAAGCGGCTGAAAAAATAGGAGTTAAAACACTTCGCCAAGCAACGATGGCTAAGCTAGATGCTGTTAAAGCACAACTTAGCAATAACGAATACAAACGTGCGCACCATGTAATTAGCGAAAACGACCGTGTTATCGCCGCAACTACAGCATTACAAGCCAATGATATGGAGCAACTTCGTGAATTGATGGCTGCATCGCACCAATCACTTAAACACGACTTTGAAGTAACGGTACCCGCAACGGATGGCTTAGTAGAAATATGTAAAGAAGCCATGGGTGAGCGCGGCGCAGTGCGCATGACCGGCGGTGGTTTTGGGGGAGCAATAGTGTGTTTATGCCGCGATGCAGAAGTACCGCTAATTAAAGCCGCCGTTGAAAAACATTACTTTGAACGCTTTAACTTATACGCAGATATTTATGTGTGCTCAGCAGGTTCAGGGTTACAAATAACGTCTTTTTAA
- a CDS encoding Gfo/Idh/MocA family protein translates to MAKVNWGIIGCGNIAHTFAKSIAHCADAQLIGAASTSEQRANEFATHYSIKGYESYQALMQCPNIDAIYIANTHDQHFQSIAQCLMHNKHVLSEKPITVNAQQLKNLTALAKQKNCFLMEGVWMRFLPAIIKLEQLLSEAAIGKVHTVQANFSLPGTFANTHRLMNPNTAGGALLDLGIYPLSIADVVFNKAPEKISSFVHKADTGVDARNITMLDYGNGQFAQLSSALEQNGPTEACITGEYGFIRIPWFVGAKGLELHINGQAIQHFDYPFSDDENFKFEIDHVTECILNKQIQSSILPLSTSLRVMTMMDSLRDQWQIEYSATVESHDINKNTRNKDTQ, encoded by the coding sequence ATGGCAAAGGTTAACTGGGGTATTATTGGGTGTGGCAATATTGCTCACACCTTTGCTAAAAGCATTGCGCATTGCGCTGATGCTCAGCTTATTGGCGCAGCCTCAACTAGTGAGCAGCGCGCAAACGAGTTTGCCACACATTATTCAATTAAAGGCTATGAGAGCTACCAAGCCCTTATGCAATGCCCAAACATTGATGCTATTTACATTGCAAACACTCACGACCAACACTTTCAAAGCATCGCCCAATGCTTGATGCATAATAAGCACGTACTAAGTGAAAAACCTATTACCGTTAATGCACAGCAGTTAAAAAACTTAACCGCACTGGCCAAGCAAAAAAATTGTTTTTTAATGGAAGGAGTGTGGATGCGCTTTTTACCCGCCATTATAAAATTAGAGCAGCTACTAAGCGAAGCAGCTATTGGTAAAGTACATACCGTGCAGGCCAACTTTAGTTTACCCGGCACCTTTGCCAACACCCACCGCTTAATGAACCCAAATACAGCCGGTGGCGCTTTGCTTGATTTAGGGATTTACCCGCTATCGATTGCTGATGTGGTTTTTAATAAAGCACCTGAAAAAATCAGCTCATTTGTGCATAAGGCAGATACAGGTGTAGATGCGCGAAATATTACCATGCTCGATTATGGTAATGGTCAGTTCGCACAACTTAGCAGCGCACTTGAGCAAAACGGTCCAACCGAAGCATGTATTACCGGTGAATATGGCTTTATACGCATACCTTGGTTTGTAGGTGCAAAAGGTCTTGAGCTTCATATTAATGGGCAAGCTATTCAACATTTTGACTATCCATTTAGTGATGATGAAAACTTTAAATTTGAAATTGATCACGTTACTGAGTGCATATTAAATAAACAAATACAAAGCTCTATATTACCACTGAGCACAAGCTTACGGGTTATGACGATGATGGATAGCCTAAGAGACCAATGGCAGATTGAATATAGCGCGACTGTCGAATCTCATGACATAAATAAAAATACACGCAACAAGGATACACAATGA
- a CDS encoding alpha/beta hydrolase family protein, with translation MTTTHRLKTLSKAMLLATASLTTGAVFAESNKPEQLYPPITSEVLPELAAKGTYKVGVKTLDLVNPAQFDPTTQSQKDRPLKVEVWYPADSKANKPLTSYTDITRSGKQFTLQADAQRDVDISNADNYPVVVLSHGYTGYRTIMYYLGEHLASHGYIVVALDHTDSTNAHVDFKNAPFAGFFSTLINRSRDQQFVINYFNEQSNFASEQVDQTSAGVIGYSMGGFGAVNTIGGCYAFNEQTTAMFTGMTDPAQIKQVQQLLNSCAGGQYQSPQVDPRIKTMVAIAPWGGQHNLFDAKAMKNIKVPSLYIAGDLDDISGFEGIKNLYNQTGSADKYMLTYKNARHNIAPHPAPAIAQSSSELDLGHYYEPSWSLRTINEINKHFVLAMMDCHVKDISSQCKYLDLPQNGDQAIVDGKPLPQWYGFDNRFSSGMDWQQSKPRSK, from the coding sequence ATGACAACAACACACCGTTTAAAAACGCTTTCAAAAGCAATGTTATTAGCCACGGCCAGTTTAACAACCGGTGCGGTATTTGCCGAATCAAATAAGCCTGAGCAACTTTATCCGCCAATAACCAGCGAAGTGCTCCCTGAATTAGCAGCTAAAGGCACCTATAAAGTAGGTGTAAAAACCCTAGACTTAGTTAATCCAGCGCAGTTTGATCCCACAACGCAAAGCCAAAAAGATCGCCCTTTAAAAGTTGAAGTGTGGTATCCAGCAGATAGTAAAGCAAACAAACCACTAACTAGCTACACAGACATAACTCGCTCAGGCAAACAATTTACCTTACAAGCCGATGCACAGCGTGATGTTGATATAAGTAACGCCGATAACTACCCAGTTGTAGTGCTTTCGCACGGTTATACCGGCTACCGCACAATTATGTACTACCTTGGCGAGCACTTAGCCTCGCATGGCTACATAGTTGTTGCACTTGATCACACAGACTCCACAAACGCCCATGTAGATTTTAAAAACGCGCCCTTTGCGGGCTTTTTTAGCACCTTGATTAATCGCTCACGCGATCAGCAATTTGTGATTAATTATTTTAACGAACAAAGCAACTTTGCAAGCGAGCAAGTAGATCAAACTAGCGCAGGTGTTATTGGCTACTCTATGGGTGGATTTGGTGCGGTTAATACAATTGGTGGTTGTTATGCCTTTAACGAGCAAACTACAGCCATGTTTACGGGAATGACTGACCCTGCTCAAATTAAACAAGTACAGCAACTACTTAATAGCTGTGCAGGCGGGCAATATCAAAGCCCGCAAGTAGACCCTCGTATAAAAACAATGGTGGCTATCGCACCTTGGGGTGGACAACATAACTTATTTGACGCTAAAGCAATGAAAAACATTAAAGTGCCTTCACTTTATATTGCAGGTGACTTAGATGATATTTCTGGTTTTGAAGGCATTAAAAATCTTTACAACCAAACTGGCAGTGCCGACAAGTACATGCTTACTTATAAAAATGCCCGCCATAATATTGCACCGCACCCAGCCCCTGCTATTGCCCAAAGCAGTAGTGAATTAGATTTAGGTCATTACTACGAGCCATCGTGGTCATTGCGCACCATTAACGAAATAAATAAACACTTTGTACTTGCCATGATGGATTGCCATGTAAAAGACATAAGCAGCCAGTGTAAGTACTTAGATTTACCTCAAAATGGCGACCAAGCCATTGTTGATGGTAAGCCACTACCACAATGGTATGGCTTTGATAACCGCTTCTCATCAGGTATGGATTGGCAACAAAGTAAACCTCGTAGTAAGTAA
- the glpK gene encoding glycerol kinase GlpK: protein MSKYILSIDQGTTSSRAILFTKDADVFGSAQQEFSQHFPKNGWVEHDPNDIWQTVLSTSREVLSKNDVKPDEIIAIGITNQRETTLVWNKKTGKPVYNAIVWQDRRTSDYCESLSTDELCQTISDKTGLLLDPYFSATKVRWILDNVEGAREQADAGELAFGTVDTYLLWHLTGGQEHRTDATNASRTMLFNIHTQQWDQELLDLFGIPESMLPQVMDSADEFGSTSEDIFGAPIRVCGIAGDQQAALVGHACFEQGMAKSTYGTGCFLMLNTGEKALTSENRLLTTVAYRLNGKPTYAIEGSIFMAGATMQWIVEGLKLLSHAGESESLVKDVPLDHGVFLVPSFTGLGAPYWDPNARGAILGLTRDSGISTIVAAALQSVGYQTKDLQKAMERDGLRPSVLRVDGGMVKNNWVLTFLSNILGATVERPTVTETTSLGVAYLAGLQAGIYESTEQLAKMWTCDRRFEPTMSADERNDLYAKWQHCVAQVRLSSDDCQQQ from the coding sequence ATGTCAAAATACATACTCTCAATTGATCAAGGAACCACAAGCTCTCGGGCCATCTTGTTTACAAAAGATGCAGACGTTTTTGGGTCAGCACAACAAGAATTTTCACAGCATTTTCCAAAAAACGGTTGGGTTGAACATGACCCAAACGATATTTGGCAAACCGTGCTTAGCACAAGCCGTGAAGTGTTATCTAAAAACGACGTGAAGCCTGATGAAATTATTGCTATTGGTATCACCAACCAACGCGAAACAACCTTGGTATGGAACAAAAAAACCGGTAAGCCAGTGTATAACGCCATTGTTTGGCAAGATCGCCGTACCAGTGATTATTGCGAAAGCCTAAGCACTGACGAACTTTGCCAAACGATTAGCGACAAAACAGGCTTATTGCTCGACCCTTATTTTTCTGCCACTAAAGTACGCTGGATTTTAGACAACGTAGAGGGCGCACGTGAACAAGCCGATGCTGGCGAACTGGCCTTTGGTACCGTTGATACTTATTTATTATGGCACCTAACAGGTGGACAAGAGCATCGCACCGATGCCACTAATGCCTCGCGCACCATGTTATTTAATATTCATACACAGCAATGGGATCAAGAGTTACTCGACTTATTTGGTATTCCTGAATCTATGCTTCCACAAGTAATGGATTCAGCAGACGAGTTTGGCTCAACCAGCGAAGATATTTTTGGCGCGCCAATACGCGTATGTGGTATTGCAGGCGATCAGCAAGCTGCGCTTGTTGGTCATGCTTGCTTTGAACAAGGTATGGCTAAAAGCACCTATGGTACGGGCTGTTTTTTAATGCTGAATACGGGCGAAAAAGCCCTTACATCTGAGAACCGCTTACTGACTACGGTTGCTTATAGATTAAATGGCAAACCCACTTACGCCATTGAAGGCAGCATTTTTATGGCGGGAGCCACTATGCAGTGGATTGTTGAAGGCTTAAAACTGTTGAGTCATGCAGGCGAAAGTGAATCACTAGTGAAAGATGTACCACTTGATCATGGGGTATTTTTAGTGCCTTCGTTTACAGGTTTAGGCGCACCCTATTGGGACCCTAACGCACGTGGTGCAATTTTAGGCTTAACACGCGACTCTGGTATTAGCACTATTGTTGCCGCAGCTTTGCAATCGGTGGGTTATCAAACCAAAGATTTACAAAAAGCAATGGAACGTGATGGACTTCGCCCAAGTGTACTACGTGTAGATGGCGGTATGGTTAAAAATAACTGGGTACTCACCTTTTTATCTAACATTTTAGGTGCAACCGTAGAGCGTCCAACGGTCACCGAAACCACCTCGTTAGGCGTTGCTTATTTAGCCGGCTTGCAAGCAGGTATTTACGAGTCAACTGAGCAACTCGCTAAAATGTGGACCTGTGACCGTCGTTTTGAGCCAACAATGAGTGCTGATGAACGTAATGATTTATACGCAAAATGGCAGCACTGTGTAGCGCAAGTTAGGCTATCTAGCGACGATTGCCAACAACAATAA
- the glpD gene encoding glycerol-3-phosphate dehydrogenase yields MELADNEYDLLVVGGGVNGTGIAADAAGRGLKVLLCEQSDLACATSSNSSKLIHGGLRYLEHYEFRLVKEALAEREVLLKNAPHIMWPLTFRLPHQSHLRPAWMIRIGLFMYDNLAKRETLAGSRGIKFGENSVLEPSIVKGFEYSDGWVDDSRLVILNALSAQEKGATIATQTKCVKAKREQNKWQVTLEQQNTKSKYTVSAKGIVNAAGPWVAKLFDEALIEKSPQNIRLVKGSHIVVPRIHDEKEAYILQNKDQRIVFVIPFEDDYSLVGTTDVEHNGAAQDVKISDEEIDYLIDITNSYFKNHIKREDIVHTFSGVRPLLDDESINAQAVTRDYKLELSSESKHTPLLSVFGGKITTYRKLAEAAVDKLEDFYPQMGKAWTKHSALPGGDFDNVEALTQELKSLYNWLPEVTLKRFVRTYGTRTKIILGNATQLSDLGHDFGHGLFAAEVDYLLKQEWAGNAYNILWRRSKLGLRFSDEQITVLNNYIETLN; encoded by the coding sequence GTGGAATTAGCAGATAACGAATACGACCTACTCGTCGTCGGTGGTGGTGTAAACGGCACAGGAATAGCAGCTGATGCAGCTGGCAGAGGTTTAAAGGTACTTTTGTGTGAACAATCGGACCTTGCTTGTGCGACATCGTCAAATAGTTCTAAGTTAATCCACGGTGGTTTACGTTACCTTGAGCATTATGAATTTAGATTAGTAAAAGAAGCTTTAGCTGAACGAGAAGTGCTGCTTAAAAATGCCCCTCATATTATGTGGCCACTTACTTTTAGATTACCACATCAGTCGCATTTACGCCCTGCATGGATGATCCGCATTGGCTTGTTTATGTACGACAACCTAGCCAAGCGCGAAACACTGGCTGGTTCTCGAGGTATTAAATTTGGCGAAAATAGCGTGCTAGAGCCATCTATTGTAAAAGGTTTTGAATACTCAGATGGATGGGTTGATGACTCTCGTTTAGTTATTTTAAATGCCCTTTCTGCACAAGAAAAAGGCGCTACCATTGCTACACAAACCAAATGTGTAAAAGCTAAACGTGAGCAAAATAAATGGCAGGTAACGCTTGAGCAACAAAATACTAAAAGTAAATACACTGTATCAGCTAAAGGCATTGTTAATGCAGCAGGTCCGTGGGTTGCAAAATTATTTGATGAAGCGCTAATTGAAAAATCACCACAAAATATTCGCCTTGTAAAAGGCAGCCACATTGTAGTGCCTCGCATTCACGACGAGAAAGAAGCCTATATTTTACAAAATAAAGATCAAAGAATTGTATTTGTTATTCCATTTGAAGATGACTATTCGTTAGTTGGCACAACCGATGTAGAGCATAACGGCGCAGCTCAAGATGTTAAAATTAGTGATGAAGAAATCGATTACTTAATCGATATTACTAACAGCTACTTTAAAAACCACATTAAACGCGAAGACATAGTTCATACTTTTTCAGGTGTACGCCCGCTACTAGATGACGAATCTATTAATGCGCAAGCCGTAACACGTGACTACAAGCTAGAGCTTTCAAGTGAGAGTAAACACACTCCATTATTAAGCGTATTTGGTGGAAAAATTACCACTTACCGTAAACTGGCAGAAGCCGCTGTTGATAAGTTAGAAGACTTTTATCCGCAAATGGGTAAAGCATGGACTAAACACAGTGCATTACCTGGTGGCGACTTTGATAATGTTGAAGCACTGACTCAAGAGCTTAAATCTTTATACAACTGGCTACCAGAAGTGACGTTGAAGCGTTTTGTGCGTACGTATGGCACACGTACAAAAATTATTTTAGGTAATGCCACACAACTCAGTGATTTAGGACATGACTTTGGCCATGGCTTATTTGCTGCTGAAGTTGATTACTTACTAAAACAAGAGTGGGCTGGTAATGCTTACAACATTTTATGGCGTCGCAGTAAACTGGGTTTACGTTTTAGCGATGAGCAGATTACAGTTTTAAATAATTATATTGAAACACTCAATTAA